A genomic window from Methanobacterium sp. BRmetb2 includes:
- a CDS encoding protein-L-isoaspartate O-methyltransferase, which produces MINERKNLVELLKSSGYIKTDKVKKAMETVPREEFIPEQVKQYAYVDQPLPIGEGQTISAPHMVAIICEELQIDEGMNILEIGTGFGYNAAVVAEIVGKNGHVYSIERLPALADTARDNLRRTGYSDRVSVIVADGTTGFEEEAPFDRIYVTAGAPDIPEPLKKQLKVGGKLLAPVGQSDYTQELFCVEKKVEGKYKVRSLGGVAFVPLIGKHGWPED; this is translated from the coding sequence ATGATTAATGAAAGAAAAAATTTAGTGGAACTACTTAAAAGTTCAGGATACATAAAAACAGATAAAGTCAAAAAAGCAATGGAAACTGTTCCTCGTGAAGAATTTATTCCAGAACAAGTAAAACAATACGCTTACGTGGACCAGCCACTACCTATAGGAGAAGGGCAAACTATTTCTGCCCCGCACATGGTCGCCATAATCTGCGAAGAACTTCAAATCGATGAAGGAATGAATATTTTAGAAATAGGAACGGGTTTTGGTTATAATGCTGCAGTGGTTGCAGAGATTGTAGGAAAAAATGGTCATGTATACAGTATTGAAAGATTGCCTGCATTGGCAGACACGGCCAGGGACAATTTAAGAAGAACTGGATATTCAGATAGGGTATCGGTAATAGTGGCTGACGGCACCACAGGTTTTGAGGAAGAGGCACCATTTGATAGAATTTATGTAACAGCCGGGGCTCCCGATATACCTGAACCCCTAAAAAAACAGCTTAAAGTGGGGGGTAAACTTTTAGCCCCTGTAGGTCAATCTGATTATACACAAGAACTTTTTTGTGTGGAAAAAAAGGTAGAAGGTAAATACAAGGTTCGAAGTCTTGGTGGGGTCGCATTTGTTCCCTTGATTGGAAAACATGGATGGCCTGAGGATTAA
- a CDS encoding 3-isopropylmalate dehydratase, which produces MMEEMKGNVWIFGDNIDTDVIIPGRYLRTFSLDDLAAHVMEGVSADFSKKVDKGDVIVAGWNFGCGSSREQAPIALKHAGVAAVVAKSFARIFYRNAINVGLPVIIADVDANEGDQLRINLEDGIIENVTKNKSFKIEPFEKFMLEILTNGGLVKHYLKEKN; this is translated from the coding sequence ATGATGGAAGAAATGAAAGGTAATGTCTGGATATTTGGAGATAATATTGATACTGATGTAATTATTCCAGGAAGATATTTGCGAACATTTAGTTTAGATGATCTGGCTGCACATGTAATGGAAGGAGTTAGCGCGGATTTTTCCAAGAAAGTTGATAAAGGCGATGTGATTGTGGCTGGCTGGAATTTTGGATGCGGTTCTTCAAGAGAACAAGCCCCTATTGCCCTAAAACACGCTGGTGTTGCGGCAGTTGTGGCTAAATCTTTTGCAAGAATATTTTACAGGAACGCCATCAATGTGGGTCTCCCAGTCATTATTGCTGATGTTGATGCTAATGAAGGAGATCAACTAAGAATAAATTTAGAAGATGGAATAATAGAAAATGTTACCAAAAATAAGTCCTTTAAAATTGAACCATTTGAAAAATTCATGCTGGAGATTTTAACTAACGGTGGACTGGTTAAACATTACTTAAAGGAAAAAAATTGA
- a CDS encoding radical SAM protein, which produces MVIKKTKSLCPECLKVVEAEVYQKDDKVMVKKECSEHGEFNNVYWSSNELYELAKESNFKGEGVENPQTPVNEGCPLDCGLCPDHQSHTILGLIDVTNRCNMKCPVCFANAAVSKYIYEPSYEEIRQMLRNLRGNEPVSAPAIQFAGGEPTVRKDIVDLVKLAKEEGFSHTQIATNGIKLAKDPELVKELKEAGLNTVYLQFDGVTEEPYINNRGRNILPIKLEAIENCRKEKLGIVLVPTVVKGVNDDQIGDIIKFAVENIDVIRGVNFQPISFAGRTPADEVEKQRVTIPDFEQMVEKQTDSKIKVEDFHPASSVFPISEFIEALEGEPQVTFTCHPHCGAATYVFIDNGDIIPITQFIDVDRFFDLLSKSAEDIKDGGLTGKAKTLARATVELPRTVDRSKAPSSIDIKNILLQVFKERSYSALGDFHHNTLLIACMHFMDPWNFDCDRVKRCVIHYAVPDGRIIPFCTMNNLYREQIEKKHAKPFKE; this is translated from the coding sequence ATGGTTATCAAGAAAACAAAAAGCCTATGTCCTGAATGTCTTAAAGTTGTAGAAGCTGAAGTTTACCAAAAAGATGACAAAGTTATGGTAAAAAAAGAGTGTTCAGAACACGGTGAATTTAATAATGTTTATTGGAGCAGCAATGAACTCTATGAACTGGCTAAAGAAAGCAATTTCAAGGGCGAGGGTGTTGAAAATCCTCAAACTCCAGTAAACGAGGGATGCCCCTTAGATTGTGGATTATGCCCGGATCATCAAAGTCACACTATACTAGGACTTATAGATGTGACTAATCGATGTAATATGAAATGTCCTGTTTGTTTTGCCAATGCAGCTGTTTCTAAGTATATATATGAGCCGAGCTATGAAGAAATCAGGCAGATGCTTAGGAATTTAAGGGGAAATGAACCTGTTTCTGCACCTGCCATTCAATTTGCAGGCGGTGAACCTACCGTACGTAAAGATATAGTTGATCTGGTCAAATTGGCTAAAGAAGAGGGATTTTCCCATACTCAAATTGCTACTAACGGAATTAAACTTGCTAAAGATCCTGAACTGGTAAAAGAACTCAAAGAAGCAGGATTAAACACAGTATATCTCCAGTTTGATGGGGTTACAGAAGAGCCTTATATTAATAATAGGGGCAGAAATATTCTGCCTATTAAATTAGAGGCGATAGAAAACTGTAGAAAAGAAAAATTAGGCATAGTGCTAGTTCCAACTGTTGTTAAAGGAGTAAATGATGATCAAATAGGAGATATAATAAAATTTGCAGTGGAAAATATTGATGTAATAAGAGGTGTCAATTTCCAGCCGATTTCATTTGCAGGCAGAACTCCAGCAGATGAAGTAGAAAAACAACGAGTAACTATACCTGACTTTGAACAGATGGTGGAAAAACAAACTGACTCTAAAATTAAAGTAGAAGATTTCCATCCGGCATCATCTGTTTTTCCTATATCTGAATTTATAGAAGCCCTTGAAGGTGAACCTCAAGTAACTTTTACCTGTCACCCCCATTGTGGTGCAGCTACTTATGTTTTTATTGATAATGGAGATATAATTCCAATTACACAGTTTATTGATGTTGATAGATTCTTTGATCTTCTTTCTAAAAGTGCTGAGGATATAAAAGATGGTGGATTAACAGGTAAAGCCAAAACACTTGCCAGGGCCACAGTAGAACTGCCCAGAACTGTGGACAGATCCAAAGCTCCCAGTTCCATTGATATAAAAAATATACTTTTACAGGTTTTCAAGGAAAGGTCTTACTCTGCATTAGGTGATTTCCACCACAACACGTTACTTATTGCTTGCATGCACTTCATGGATCCGTGGAATTTTGATTGTGATCGGGTTAAACGTTGTGTAATTCATTACGCTGTTCCTGATGGAAGAATTATTCCATTTTGCACTATGAACAATCTTTACCGGGAACAAATAGAGAAAAAACATGCTAAACCTTTCAAAGAATAA